AATCGTTTGTTGCGATTCATGATTTTCTCCCGGTGATTGGAATCTGCACAAGTTAGCTGCGAGTTGGATGAGCGATTGGCTGGCGGGGCAAGCCGGCGACAGGAGCACAAACGGGCATCGTCGGGCCGCGGCCGCGGCAATCTGCGGAGACTCCGCCACCGCCGCCGCCTGCGCAAGATCGAGACCCAGGAATCGGCGACCGGCTTCGGCCAGTCGCGCGTGCGTCTCGCGCGCCTGACGCTCGTTGGCCGCCCGGTTGATGACGGTCTCGACCGCCACGGTCCGATGTATCGCGGCCAGGGTCTTGACGGTGGCGTAGGCATCCATCACCGAGGTGCTGTCGGGCGTGGAGACCAGCAATGCGTGATCGCTCGACCGCCAGAAGCGCTCCACCACACGGTTGACGCCACAGCCGGCGTCGATGACGATCTGGTCGACGCCGTCGAGTCCGGTAAGTTCGAGAATCAGCCGCTCTTGGGCGGCGGCATCGCAATCGGTCAAGTGT
The Pirellulales bacterium genome window above contains:
- a CDS encoding P-loop NTPase: MLDQADRLRRLMHGARTARPGRAPRPRLLVVAGGKGGVGTTTVAVNLAAAFARIGRRTVLVDGNLGRCDVAALCDTREGYTIGDVLAGRQRVAAAIQAGPGDLRVLPGAWATGHLTDCDAAAQERLILELTGLDGVDQIVIDAGCGVNRVVERFWRSSDHALLVSTPDSTSVMDAYATVKTLAAIHRTVAVETVINRAANERQARETHARLAEAGRRFLGLDLAQAAAVAESPQIAAAAARRCPFVLLSPACPASQSLIQLAANLCRFQSPGENHESQQTIQAAGA